The genomic window CGGTCTTTATTACCGCTGCATTCTCGTGGCTTTCCACAGCCAGGGGATCCTTCTTCGGAACTTCTCTCGGCTCTACTGTGATTTCTTCTTCTCTAACCTCTGCCACGAGCCTTATGGTATTGCCTCTCTCGCGGGCCCGTCTAACCTCCTCGGGGGTTATCTCCGCTATGCCCTTGGCATGAGCGTCGTTGAATGTTACTGGGTAGAATGCTAGGCAGTGGAGTATAGTTGCCTTGTAGCCTGCGTCTATGCCCAGCACGTCTCCGCTGGGGTCGCGCTCGGCTATTCCGAGCTTCTGGGCTTCTCTCAAAGCGTCTTCAAAGTCCAGCCCTACCTCCATCCGACTCAGAATGAAGGTCGTTGTGGCGTTTAAAACCGCCTCTATCCTCTCAACGGTGTCCCCCTTCAGCCCATCCTGGAGGACGGTTATTATCGGCGTCCCCGCCATAACTGTTGCCTCGAACCGGTAGGGAACGTCTCTCCTCTCCGCCTCCTTGGTCAGCTCGGCGTAGTGAAAGGCCAGGGGCGGCTTGTTGCTCGTGACGACGGCTTTGCCGTCCCTCAGCGCCGCCAAGTGCCAGGTCTGGGCGTTTTTATCGTTGGTGACGTCCACGACGATATCTGAATCTATCTCCCTGACTGCCTCCTCGGGCGTGAAGTTGTAGACCTCGTAGTCGTTCGTCCATGAGGAGAGTCTTCCGAAGTTCTCCTTTACCATGAGTGCTTCCCTGAGGGCCATACCCTCAGGAAGCCATACGACGGCGCTGGTGTCAGCAATGCTCACGACCTTGAACTTTAACCCGTATTTTTCGCGGAAGAGTAACTCCTTCTCCAATAAAACCCGCGCAACGGCTCTTCCAACGTTTCCAAAACCAAAGAGAGACAGCCTTACCTCCCTCACAGACACCACCCTTAAGAAAAGAGAGATTAATGCAGGGAACTCACTTGTTGAGGATGACTTTTATAATGTCCATGTCCCTGACGATGCCAACGAGCTCTCCTTCTCCCTTGATGACGGGCAGCTGCTCGATGTGGTACTGAACCATCTTCTGGGCCACGTCGTAGATGCTCATGTGGGGCGTTGCAACGACGAGTTCGCGGTTCATTATCTCCGAGACGGGCTTCTTGGGGAGCTGGAGCTCGGCCTTCTCGAAGAGGAGCGTGGGGTTGCTTTCGAGTATCCAGTCCTCCTCGCTTGATGCTGCCAGTGCAGTCTGCTTCATGACCCTCACGACCTCGCTGTCCTTCAGGAGGTCGGTCTCGTCAACCATGCCCACGAGGTTGCCCTCGTCGTCGATAACAGGGATTGCCATGGCGTTACAGAGCAGGAGCGCCTTGAGGGCGGCTTTGAGAGGCGTCCCATGCCAGACAACGCCGACGTTTTTCTGGTAGTATCTCTCGATGGTAACGTTCTTCAGCTTCTCGTTCTTCGCCAGGTAGCGTCTCACGATGTCCCCAACCGTGAGGATTCCCAGAACCTTGTTCTCATCGTCAACCACAACCACGCGCCTGTAATCCATCTCGAGCATGGCCCTAACGGCCTTCTTCAGATCATCGTTTGGTTTGACGGTGGGAACGTCCCTCTTAACGAGCATCGCGAGCTGCTCTTCATCAGGGTGAAGCAGAACACGCTTTATGCTTATTATTCCGACG from Thermococcus sp. MAR1 includes these protein-coding regions:
- a CDS encoding homoserine dehydrogenase; translation: MREVRLSLFGFGNVGRAVARVLLEKELLFREKYGLKFKVVSIADTSAVVWLPEGMALREALMVKENFGRLSSWTNDYEVYNFTPEEAVREIDSDIVVDVTNDKNAQTWHLAALRDGKAVVTSNKPPLAFHYAELTKEAERRDVPYRFEATVMAGTPIITVLQDGLKGDTVERIEAVLNATTTFILSRMEVGLDFEDALREAQKLGIAERDPSGDVLGIDAGYKATILHCLAFYPVTFNDAHAKGIAEITPEEVRRARERGNTIRLVAEVREEEITVEPREVPKKDPLAVESHENAAVIKTDLLGELVIKGAGAGLKETASGVVGDIIKASMKLRES
- a CDS encoding CBS domain-containing protein, with the translated sequence MRVKTLMTPDPVVIELPATREYALSLFRKHKVRSFPVINKNTKALVGIISIKRVLLHPDEEQLAMLVKRDVPTVKPNDDLKKAVRAMLEMDYRRVVVVDDENKVLGILTVGDIVRRYLAKNEKLKNVTIERYYQKNVGVVWHGTPLKAALKALLLCNAMAIPVIDDEGNLVGMVDETDLLKDSEVVRVMKQTALAASSEEDWILESNPTLLFEKAELQLPKKPVSEIMNRELVVATPHMSIYDVAQKMVQYHIEQLPVIKGEGELVGIVRDMDIIKVILNK